The Ptiloglossa arizonensis isolate GNS036 chromosome 13, iyPtiAriz1_principal, whole genome shotgun sequence genome window below encodes:
- the LOC143153734 gene encoding LOW QUALITY PROTEIN: BTB/POZ domain-containing protein 1 (The sequence of the model RefSeq protein was modified relative to this genomic sequence to represent the inferred CDS: inserted 1 base in 1 codon) codes for MRRDNTLRNITFXCVKMSSEPSLSDVPNVMSRLHNLRLSQEDGDEPQQMNLAASGDSSPEPIRNTLLIANVTLPRVRRALAFICDEDQPTSSMARSGETSFSNGDNRPPTNAANTLHLEARSQNNMALENIPSNSQATVAYNWQGTKATMRERIVFLFNNEILSDVSFLVGRGAQKQRIPAHKLVLSCGSAVFDAMFNGTLATTSSEIEVPDVEPVAFLAVLLFLYTDKIEIDPESVMMTLYTAKKYAVSALEKHCVDYLKCNLTCDNAFLLLTQARLFDEPQLASVCLDTIDRFTTEALNADGFIDIDIDTLKIVLERDTLRVRECKIFQAVLRWSEAECIRRQLPVTPENQRLVLGSAFSLVRFPLMSKEEFSAGPVQSGLLTYTEVVSLYSYFILNPKPVVKFQTMNRSCMTGKERTICRFQHTKSRWGYNGTSDRIRFSVDRHIYLIGYGVYGSMHGPAIYKVLIELIHTASGKVIATNSTSFSCDGSKYTYRLMFKELAEILPKTIYTASATFEGPYSHYGTKGLKTVVVDNDTGNGKVKFEFSLEAGDNNGTSTDEGQIPELIFYT; via the exons ATGAGACGGGACAATACATTGAGAAATATTACGT TATGCGTGAAAATGTCCTCTGAGCCTTCCTTGAGCGATGTGCCAAATGTCATGTCGAGACTGCATAATTTACGCTTAAGTCAAGAGGATGGTGACGAGCCACAACAAATGAATCTTGCCGCATCTGGAGATTCATCACCAGAACCTATAAGGAATACCCTACTTATAGCTAATGTTACGCTTCCGCGTGTCAGACGCGCGCTGGCTTTTATCTGTGACGAGGATCAACCAACTTCATCTATGGCTAGAAGTGGAGAAACTTCATTCTCAAATGGGGAtaa TAGGCCTCCGACAAATGCAGCAAATACTTTGCATTTGGAAGCAAGATCTCAGAATAATATGGCCTTGGAAAATATACCTTCAAATAGTCAAGCAACTGTTGCATATAATTGGCAAGGTACAAAGGCAACGATGCGTGAAagaatcgtttttctttttaataacgaGATACTATCCGATGTGAGTTTCTTAGTAGGAAGAGGAGCACAAAAGCAGCGTATACCAGCTCATAAACTAGTCCTATCTTGTGGAAGTGCTGTTTTTGATGCAATGTTCAATGGAACGCTTGCAACAACGTCTTCGGAAATAGAAGTACCTGATGTAGAACCTGTTGCATTTTTGGCAGTGCTTCTCTTTTTGTATACAGATAAAATAGAGATAGATCCTGAAAGTGTGATGATGACGTTGTATACAGCTAAAAAATATGCAGTGTCTGCTTTAGAGAAACACTGCGTGGATTACTTAAAGTGTAACTTAACTTGCGACAATGCTTTTTTACTTTTAACGCAAGCCCGTCTTTTCGATGAGCCTCAGTTAGCTTCAGTGTGCTTGGATACTATAGATAGATTTACTACGGAAGCATTAAATGCAGATGGatttatagatatagatatcgaTACATTGAAGATTGTTTTGGAAAGAGACACTCTTCGTGTTAGAGAATGTAAAATATTCCAAGCAGTTCTGAG ATGGTCAGAGGCAGAATGTATTAGACGTCAATTACCAGTTACTCCAGAAAATCAACGTTTAGTTTTAGGGAGTGCTTTCTCATTGGTTCGTTTTCCTTTAATGTCAAAAGAGGAATTTAGTGCTGGTCCGGTACAATCTGGACTTCTGACTTATACAGAG GTTGTTTCCTTGTATTCATATTTTATACTGAATCCAAAACCAGTGGTTAAATTTCAAACAATGAACCGCAGTTGTATGACTGGCAAAGAACGAACCATATGCAGATTTCAGCATACTAAAAGTAGATGGGGTTATAATGGAACGAGCGATCGTATAAG ATTCAGCGTTGACAGACATATATATCTTATTGGTTATGGAGTTTATGGTAGCATGCATGGTCCAGCAATATATAAAGTATTAATAGAGTTAATACATACTGCTTCTGGAAAAGTAATTGCTACAAATTCAACAAGTTTTAGCTGTGATGGTTCAAAATACACTTATCGCTTAATGTTTAAAGAGTTAGCAGAAATTCTACCAAAAACCATTTATACAGCATCAGCAACATTTGAG GGTCCTTATTCGCATTATGGAACTAAGGGTTTGAAAACAGTTGTAGTGGATAACGATACGGGAAATGGAaaagttaaatttgaatttagtCTTGAAGCTGGAGATAATAATGGAACGTCTACTGATGAAGGACAAATTCCTGAGCTTATATTTTACACTTAA
- the LOC143153937 gene encoding uncharacterized protein LOC143153937 isoform X2, which translates to MTKGKLRGSDSNNKLTASNATFKNGETYTSEFEINEIPPSARTLLTKGYIQDEINSYSGATVSTRGRFMTEQEKLRCSNERPLYLYIQGHTKHNVDLAIQKINEIIKTEHQSSLNRPSRFTNAPPPLMSLHSGVTSVEKICVGIENAPEGFDLRGRIIGAGGANLLYIRGETGANVTLRGRGSQFIHPASGAESPEPLHLYIEHPKPEALQNAKQLAINLIQTMQSELQLYIQQQPPPVQSQQVIEQSQIQQTQFQTMNIGTLGQPNVVTIQHQDIIQHPQSSVVTLPATILTATVAGAPGSGITVPPPGVHIPPHSGPLVPPPQAQEIQTFMPPPPVGQVQLIGPPSTVSQVQYQIHPGQPLQIQGIQSGSQSSPQPVTQMYVMSQPPPQSPAQQNFITSSSAPVSGAVSYVYTQPNIQRPSTPPQGIIEAVNVNLQQPPPAAPINITQQPPPPLLHLHFPPPNFPPNQPPPPVPQTYQIQYQQVQAPVSQSQTQFVLQPGEHIVPPQLQQNHEQSQAVAQHMLPPQFEGHTPQFHLQVPPPSTQTFLVPNAQSPQHPQHPLPPGGEVQHQQEGPVDQGPQPVPPPQIVPPPSVAQMPNSMNVLTSIPPPTQAPPPQNAPWLYQAQQPQQMLQSQGQLQMPANIPLHNVPPPQVQAQIQYHTQHMQYQNGHIPPQVHYTVQPPPQQFDQKPDSPEQKSHGVKRRFSDVEANPEAPPYQCGPLPAQRHGTGEGERQQQVLHGPSPTAAGLPHGDRNKLLMPPPHPGEKRNLDQKPAGISSGNEQNPIGDSVNIHPGGGPPLPPLPPQAPWQSHHIRVPWGRPPPMPRDAEHQGMCPTLPPTNMPPPQIRPRGHVEGNRSPVQNAILEHPLNVEYNQMPPYTTKPPPYNSHPLMQSICNPPPPPPPHHQQRPQHPPQTMQHYQVPISQTYQPPTSCPPWMN; encoded by the exons ATGACTAAAGGAAAATTAAGGGGCTCAGACTCCAATAATAAg TTAACAGCTTCTAATGCAACTTTTAAGAATGGGGAAACATACACgtcagagtttgaaattaatgaaataccACCTAGTGCCCGCACATTGCTTACGAAGGGTTATATACAAGATGAAATCAACTCTTATTCAG GTGCGACTGTTTCAACTCGTGGACGTTTTATGACAGAACAAGAAAAATTACGGTGTTCTAATGAACGTCCTCTGTACCTATACATACAAGGCCATACAAAACACAATGTAGACc tGGCTATACAAAAGATTAATGAGATCATTAAAACAGAACATCAGAGTTCTTTAAATAGGCCAAGTAGATTTACTAATGCACCGCCACCTCTCATGAGTTTACATTCCGGAGTTACATCCGTC GAAAAGATTTGTGTTGGAATAGAAAATGCTCCAGAGGGATTTGATCTACGAGGTAGAATTATAGGTGCAGGTGGAGCAAATTTGTTGTATATTAGGGGCGAAACTGGTGCAAATGTGACTTTACGGGGTAGAGGATCACAATTCATTCATCCAGCTTCAGGAGCTGAATCTCCAGAGCCACTACATTTGTATATAGA GCATCCAAAACCGGAAGCATTACAAAATGCAAAACAGTTAgcaattaatttaattcaaaCAATGCAGTCTGAATTACAGTTATACATACAGCAACAACCACCACCAGTACAATCACAGCAAGTTATAGAACAGTCGCAAATACAACAAA CACAATTTCAAACCATGAACATTGGTACTTTAGGACAACCTAATGTTGTTACTATACAACATCAAG ATATCATACAACATCCACAAAGTAGTGTAGTAACATTGCCAGCAACAATTCTCACTGCTACAGTAGCTGGTGCACCAGGATCTGGTATAACAGTTCCTCCACCTGGAGTACACATTCCTCCTCATTCTGGGCCATTAGTACCACCGCCACAAGCTCag GAAATACAAACGTTCATGCCACCTCCACCTGTTGGACAAGTACAATTAATTGGTCCTCCATCGACAGTAAGTCAAGTGCAATATCAAATTCATCCAGGACAACCCCTACAAATTCAAGGGATTCAATCTGGGTCACAATCATCGCCGCAACCTGTGACTCAAATGTATGTTATGAGTCAGCCACCGCCACAGAGTCCAGCTCAACAAAACTTCATTACAAGTAGCAGTGCACCAGTCAGTGGTGCAGTTTCTTATGTATACACACAACCAAATATACAACGGCCTTCTACACCACCGCAGGGAATAATCGAAGCTGTCAATGTGAATTTACAACAACCACCACCAGCAGCTCCAATTAATATAACTCAACAACCACCTCCGCCATTATTACATCTTCACTTTCCACCACCAAATTTTCCTCCAAATCAACCACCACCGCCTGTACCACAGACTTATCAAATACAGTATCAACAAGTGCAAGCACCAGTATCACAATCGCAAACGCAATTTGTGTTACAACCTGGAGAACATATTGTTCCACCACAACTGCAGCAAAATCATGAACAATCTCAGGCTGTGGCTCAACATATGTTACCTCCACAGTTTGAAGGTCATACTCCTCAATTTCATTTACAAGTACCTCCTCCATCTACCCAAACATTCTTAGTCCCTAATGCCCAATCGCCTCAACATCCTCAACATCCTCTTCCTCCTGGAGGTGAAGTTCAGCATCAACAAGAAGGGCCAGTAGATCAAGGACCTCAGCCAGTTCCACCTCCACAAATTGTACCACCACCATCAGTTGCTCAAATGCCAAATTCTATGAATGTTCTTACTAGTATTCCTCCACCGACGCAAGCACCTCCTCCACAAAATGCTCCATGGTTATATCAAGCACAACAACCGCAACAAATGTTGCAGTCTCAAGGTCAACTGCAG ATGCCAGCAAATATTCCTCTACACAATGTACCTCCACCACAAGTTCAAGCACAGATACAGTATCACACTCAGCACATGCAATATCAAAATGGTCATATACCGCCGCAAGTACACTATACAGTTCAGCCACCACCTCAACAGTTCGATCAAAAACCAGATTCACCAGAACAGAAATCTCATGGTGTAAAGAGAAGGTTCTCAGATGTTGAAGCAAACCCG GAAGCACCACCATATCAGTGTGGTCCACTACCTGCACAGCGTCATGGAACAGG AGAAGGTGAACGACAGCAGCAGGTCTTACATGGTCCATCACCAACAGCTGCGGGTCTACCTCATGGAGATCGAAACAAGCTGCTAATGCCACCTCCACATCCAG GTGAAAAACGGAACTTGGACCAAAAACCTGCTGGCATAAGTTCAG GAAATGAGCAGAATCCAATAGGAGATTCGGTAAACATTCATCCTGGAGGTGGTCCACCTCTACCTCCGCTTCCACCGCAAGCACCATGGCAGAGTCATCACATCAGAGTTCCATGGGGTAGGCCACCGCCGATGCCAAGAGATGCAGAGCATCAAGGAATGTGTCCTACGCTACCTCCGACTAATATGCCACCACCTCAAATTAGACCCAGAG GACACGTTGAAGGCAATCGTTCGCCCGTTCAAAATGCAATATTGGAGCATCCGTTGAATGTCGAGTATAATCAAATGCCACCGTATACGACAAAACCTCCCCCTTACAATTCACACCCATTGATGCAATCCATTTGCaatccaccgccaccaccaccgccacatcATCAACAGCGACCGCAGCATCCTCCTCAAACAATGCAGCATTATCAGGTGCCAATTTCTCAAACATATCAGCCACCGACTTCCTGTCCACCATGGATGAATTAA
- the LOC143153937 gene encoding uncharacterized protein LOC143153937 isoform X1 — translation MTKGKLRGSDSNNKLTASNATFKNGETYTSEFEINEIPPSARTLLTKGYIQDEINSYSGATVSTRGRFMTEQEKLRCSNERPLYLYIQGHTKHNVDLAIQKINEIIKTEHQSSLNRPSRFTNAPPPLMSLHSGVTSVEKICVGIENAPEGFDLRGRIIGAGGANLLYIRGETGANVTLRGRGSQFIHPASGAESPEPLHLYIEHPKPEALQNAKQLAINLIQTMQSELQLYIQQQPPPVQSQQVIEQSQIQQTQFQTMNIGTLGQPNVVTIQHQDIIQHPQSSVVTLPATILTATVAGAPGSGITVPPPGVHIPPHSGPLVPPPQAQEIQTFMPPPPVGQVQLIGPPSTVSQVQYQIHPGQPLQIQGIQSGSQSSPQPVTQMYVMSQPPPQSPAQQNFITSSSAPVSGAVSYVYTQPNIQRPSTPPQGIIEAVNVNLQQPPPAAPINITQQPPPPLLHLHFPPPNFPPNQPPPPVPQTYQIQYQQVQAPVSQSQTQFVLQPGEHIVPPQLQQNHEQSQAVAQHMLPPQFEGHTPQFHLQVPPPSTQTFLVPNAQSPQHPQHPLPPGGEVQHQQEGPVDQGPQPVPPPQIVPPPSVAQMPNSMNVLTSIPPPTQAPPPQNAPWLYQAQQPQQMLQSQGQLQVQMPANIPLHNVPPPQVQAQIQYHTQHMQYQNGHIPPQVHYTVQPPPQQFDQKPDSPEQKSHGVKRRFSDVEANPEAPPYQCGPLPAQRHGTGEGERQQQVLHGPSPTAAGLPHGDRNKLLMPPPHPGEKRNLDQKPAGISSGNEQNPIGDSVNIHPGGGPPLPPLPPQAPWQSHHIRVPWGRPPPMPRDAEHQGMCPTLPPTNMPPPQIRPRGHVEGNRSPVQNAILEHPLNVEYNQMPPYTTKPPPYNSHPLMQSICNPPPPPPPHHQQRPQHPPQTMQHYQVPISQTYQPPTSCPPWMN, via the exons ATGACTAAAGGAAAATTAAGGGGCTCAGACTCCAATAATAAg TTAACAGCTTCTAATGCAACTTTTAAGAATGGGGAAACATACACgtcagagtttgaaattaatgaaataccACCTAGTGCCCGCACATTGCTTACGAAGGGTTATATACAAGATGAAATCAACTCTTATTCAG GTGCGACTGTTTCAACTCGTGGACGTTTTATGACAGAACAAGAAAAATTACGGTGTTCTAATGAACGTCCTCTGTACCTATACATACAAGGCCATACAAAACACAATGTAGACc tGGCTATACAAAAGATTAATGAGATCATTAAAACAGAACATCAGAGTTCTTTAAATAGGCCAAGTAGATTTACTAATGCACCGCCACCTCTCATGAGTTTACATTCCGGAGTTACATCCGTC GAAAAGATTTGTGTTGGAATAGAAAATGCTCCAGAGGGATTTGATCTACGAGGTAGAATTATAGGTGCAGGTGGAGCAAATTTGTTGTATATTAGGGGCGAAACTGGTGCAAATGTGACTTTACGGGGTAGAGGATCACAATTCATTCATCCAGCTTCAGGAGCTGAATCTCCAGAGCCACTACATTTGTATATAGA GCATCCAAAACCGGAAGCATTACAAAATGCAAAACAGTTAgcaattaatttaattcaaaCAATGCAGTCTGAATTACAGTTATACATACAGCAACAACCACCACCAGTACAATCACAGCAAGTTATAGAACAGTCGCAAATACAACAAA CACAATTTCAAACCATGAACATTGGTACTTTAGGACAACCTAATGTTGTTACTATACAACATCAAG ATATCATACAACATCCACAAAGTAGTGTAGTAACATTGCCAGCAACAATTCTCACTGCTACAGTAGCTGGTGCACCAGGATCTGGTATAACAGTTCCTCCACCTGGAGTACACATTCCTCCTCATTCTGGGCCATTAGTACCACCGCCACAAGCTCag GAAATACAAACGTTCATGCCACCTCCACCTGTTGGACAAGTACAATTAATTGGTCCTCCATCGACAGTAAGTCAAGTGCAATATCAAATTCATCCAGGACAACCCCTACAAATTCAAGGGATTCAATCTGGGTCACAATCATCGCCGCAACCTGTGACTCAAATGTATGTTATGAGTCAGCCACCGCCACAGAGTCCAGCTCAACAAAACTTCATTACAAGTAGCAGTGCACCAGTCAGTGGTGCAGTTTCTTATGTATACACACAACCAAATATACAACGGCCTTCTACACCACCGCAGGGAATAATCGAAGCTGTCAATGTGAATTTACAACAACCACCACCAGCAGCTCCAATTAATATAACTCAACAACCACCTCCGCCATTATTACATCTTCACTTTCCACCACCAAATTTTCCTCCAAATCAACCACCACCGCCTGTACCACAGACTTATCAAATACAGTATCAACAAGTGCAAGCACCAGTATCACAATCGCAAACGCAATTTGTGTTACAACCTGGAGAACATATTGTTCCACCACAACTGCAGCAAAATCATGAACAATCTCAGGCTGTGGCTCAACATATGTTACCTCCACAGTTTGAAGGTCATACTCCTCAATTTCATTTACAAGTACCTCCTCCATCTACCCAAACATTCTTAGTCCCTAATGCCCAATCGCCTCAACATCCTCAACATCCTCTTCCTCCTGGAGGTGAAGTTCAGCATCAACAAGAAGGGCCAGTAGATCAAGGACCTCAGCCAGTTCCACCTCCACAAATTGTACCACCACCATCAGTTGCTCAAATGCCAAATTCTATGAATGTTCTTACTAGTATTCCTCCACCGACGCAAGCACCTCCTCCACAAAATGCTCCATGGTTATATCAAGCACAACAACCGCAACAAATGTTGCAGTCTCAAGGTCAACTGCAG GTTCAGATGCCAGCAAATATTCCTCTACACAATGTACCTCCACCACAAGTTCAAGCACAGATACAGTATCACACTCAGCACATGCAATATCAAAATGGTCATATACCGCCGCAAGTACACTATACAGTTCAGCCACCACCTCAACAGTTCGATCAAAAACCAGATTCACCAGAACAGAAATCTCATGGTGTAAAGAGAAGGTTCTCAGATGTTGAAGCAAACCCG GAAGCACCACCATATCAGTGTGGTCCACTACCTGCACAGCGTCATGGAACAGG AGAAGGTGAACGACAGCAGCAGGTCTTACATGGTCCATCACCAACAGCTGCGGGTCTACCTCATGGAGATCGAAACAAGCTGCTAATGCCACCTCCACATCCAG GTGAAAAACGGAACTTGGACCAAAAACCTGCTGGCATAAGTTCAG GAAATGAGCAGAATCCAATAGGAGATTCGGTAAACATTCATCCTGGAGGTGGTCCACCTCTACCTCCGCTTCCACCGCAAGCACCATGGCAGAGTCATCACATCAGAGTTCCATGGGGTAGGCCACCGCCGATGCCAAGAGATGCAGAGCATCAAGGAATGTGTCCTACGCTACCTCCGACTAATATGCCACCACCTCAAATTAGACCCAGAG GACACGTTGAAGGCAATCGTTCGCCCGTTCAAAATGCAATATTGGAGCATCCGTTGAATGTCGAGTATAATCAAATGCCACCGTATACGACAAAACCTCCCCCTTACAATTCACACCCATTGATGCAATCCATTTGCaatccaccgccaccaccaccgccacatcATCAACAGCGACCGCAGCATCCTCCTCAAACAATGCAGCATTATCAGGTGCCAATTTCTCAAACATATCAGCCACCGACTTCCTGTCCACCATGGATGAATTAA
- the LOC143153937 gene encoding uncharacterized protein LOC143153937 isoform X3 — protein sequence MTKGKLRGSDSNNKNGETYTSEFEINEIPPSARTLLTKGYIQDEINSYSGATVSTRGRFMTEQEKLRCSNERPLYLYIQGHTKHNVDLAIQKINEIIKTEHQSSLNRPSRFTNAPPPLMSLHSGVTSVEKICVGIENAPEGFDLRGRIIGAGGANLLYIRGETGANVTLRGRGSQFIHPASGAESPEPLHLYIEHPKPEALQNAKQLAINLIQTMQSELQLYIQQQPPPVQSQQVIEQSQIQQTQFQTMNIGTLGQPNVVTIQHQDIIQHPQSSVVTLPATILTATVAGAPGSGITVPPPGVHIPPHSGPLVPPPQAQEIQTFMPPPPVGQVQLIGPPSTVSQVQYQIHPGQPLQIQGIQSGSQSSPQPVTQMYVMSQPPPQSPAQQNFITSSSAPVSGAVSYVYTQPNIQRPSTPPQGIIEAVNVNLQQPPPAAPINITQQPPPPLLHLHFPPPNFPPNQPPPPVPQTYQIQYQQVQAPVSQSQTQFVLQPGEHIVPPQLQQNHEQSQAVAQHMLPPQFEGHTPQFHLQVPPPSTQTFLVPNAQSPQHPQHPLPPGGEVQHQQEGPVDQGPQPVPPPQIVPPPSVAQMPNSMNVLTSIPPPTQAPPPQNAPWLYQAQQPQQMLQSQGQLQVQMPANIPLHNVPPPQVQAQIQYHTQHMQYQNGHIPPQVHYTVQPPPQQFDQKPDSPEQKSHGVKRRFSDVEANPEAPPYQCGPLPAQRHGTGEGERQQQVLHGPSPTAAGLPHGDRNKLLMPPPHPGEKRNLDQKPAGISSGNEQNPIGDSVNIHPGGGPPLPPLPPQAPWQSHHIRVPWGRPPPMPRDAEHQGMCPTLPPTNMPPPQIRPRGHVEGNRSPVQNAILEHPLNVEYNQMPPYTTKPPPYNSHPLMQSICNPPPPPPPHHQQRPQHPPQTMQHYQVPISQTYQPPTSCPPWMN from the exons ATGACTAAAGGAAAATTAAGGGGCTCAGACTCCAATAATAAg AATGGGGAAACATACACgtcagagtttgaaattaatgaaataccACCTAGTGCCCGCACATTGCTTACGAAGGGTTATATACAAGATGAAATCAACTCTTATTCAG GTGCGACTGTTTCAACTCGTGGACGTTTTATGACAGAACAAGAAAAATTACGGTGTTCTAATGAACGTCCTCTGTACCTATACATACAAGGCCATACAAAACACAATGTAGACc tGGCTATACAAAAGATTAATGAGATCATTAAAACAGAACATCAGAGTTCTTTAAATAGGCCAAGTAGATTTACTAATGCACCGCCACCTCTCATGAGTTTACATTCCGGAGTTACATCCGTC GAAAAGATTTGTGTTGGAATAGAAAATGCTCCAGAGGGATTTGATCTACGAGGTAGAATTATAGGTGCAGGTGGAGCAAATTTGTTGTATATTAGGGGCGAAACTGGTGCAAATGTGACTTTACGGGGTAGAGGATCACAATTCATTCATCCAGCTTCAGGAGCTGAATCTCCAGAGCCACTACATTTGTATATAGA GCATCCAAAACCGGAAGCATTACAAAATGCAAAACAGTTAgcaattaatttaattcaaaCAATGCAGTCTGAATTACAGTTATACATACAGCAACAACCACCACCAGTACAATCACAGCAAGTTATAGAACAGTCGCAAATACAACAAA CACAATTTCAAACCATGAACATTGGTACTTTAGGACAACCTAATGTTGTTACTATACAACATCAAG ATATCATACAACATCCACAAAGTAGTGTAGTAACATTGCCAGCAACAATTCTCACTGCTACAGTAGCTGGTGCACCAGGATCTGGTATAACAGTTCCTCCACCTGGAGTACACATTCCTCCTCATTCTGGGCCATTAGTACCACCGCCACAAGCTCag GAAATACAAACGTTCATGCCACCTCCACCTGTTGGACAAGTACAATTAATTGGTCCTCCATCGACAGTAAGTCAAGTGCAATATCAAATTCATCCAGGACAACCCCTACAAATTCAAGGGATTCAATCTGGGTCACAATCATCGCCGCAACCTGTGACTCAAATGTATGTTATGAGTCAGCCACCGCCACAGAGTCCAGCTCAACAAAACTTCATTACAAGTAGCAGTGCACCAGTCAGTGGTGCAGTTTCTTATGTATACACACAACCAAATATACAACGGCCTTCTACACCACCGCAGGGAATAATCGAAGCTGTCAATGTGAATTTACAACAACCACCACCAGCAGCTCCAATTAATATAACTCAACAACCACCTCCGCCATTATTACATCTTCACTTTCCACCACCAAATTTTCCTCCAAATCAACCACCACCGCCTGTACCACAGACTTATCAAATACAGTATCAACAAGTGCAAGCACCAGTATCACAATCGCAAACGCAATTTGTGTTACAACCTGGAGAACATATTGTTCCACCACAACTGCAGCAAAATCATGAACAATCTCAGGCTGTGGCTCAACATATGTTACCTCCACAGTTTGAAGGTCATACTCCTCAATTTCATTTACAAGTACCTCCTCCATCTACCCAAACATTCTTAGTCCCTAATGCCCAATCGCCTCAACATCCTCAACATCCTCTTCCTCCTGGAGGTGAAGTTCAGCATCAACAAGAAGGGCCAGTAGATCAAGGACCTCAGCCAGTTCCACCTCCACAAATTGTACCACCACCATCAGTTGCTCAAATGCCAAATTCTATGAATGTTCTTACTAGTATTCCTCCACCGACGCAAGCACCTCCTCCACAAAATGCTCCATGGTTATATCAAGCACAACAACCGCAACAAATGTTGCAGTCTCAAGGTCAACTGCAG GTTCAGATGCCAGCAAATATTCCTCTACACAATGTACCTCCACCACAAGTTCAAGCACAGATACAGTATCACACTCAGCACATGCAATATCAAAATGGTCATATACCGCCGCAAGTACACTATACAGTTCAGCCACCACCTCAACAGTTCGATCAAAAACCAGATTCACCAGAACAGAAATCTCATGGTGTAAAGAGAAGGTTCTCAGATGTTGAAGCAAACCCG GAAGCACCACCATATCAGTGTGGTCCACTACCTGCACAGCGTCATGGAACAGG AGAAGGTGAACGACAGCAGCAGGTCTTACATGGTCCATCACCAACAGCTGCGGGTCTACCTCATGGAGATCGAAACAAGCTGCTAATGCCACCTCCACATCCAG GTGAAAAACGGAACTTGGACCAAAAACCTGCTGGCATAAGTTCAG GAAATGAGCAGAATCCAATAGGAGATTCGGTAAACATTCATCCTGGAGGTGGTCCACCTCTACCTCCGCTTCCACCGCAAGCACCATGGCAGAGTCATCACATCAGAGTTCCATGGGGTAGGCCACCGCCGATGCCAAGAGATGCAGAGCATCAAGGAATGTGTCCTACGCTACCTCCGACTAATATGCCACCACCTCAAATTAGACCCAGAG GACACGTTGAAGGCAATCGTTCGCCCGTTCAAAATGCAATATTGGAGCATCCGTTGAATGTCGAGTATAATCAAATGCCACCGTATACGACAAAACCTCCCCCTTACAATTCACACCCATTGATGCAATCCATTTGCaatccaccgccaccaccaccgccacatcATCAACAGCGACCGCAGCATCCTCCTCAAACAATGCAGCATTATCAGGTGCCAATTTCTCAAACATATCAGCCACCGACTTCCTGTCCACCATGGATGAATTAA